The genomic segment TAGTTTTTGGTGAAATTGTATTTCGTATTTTCGAGTCTGTAACCAAGGGGGTGGATTACGACTCCATGTTTCCCCTTGTTATTTTCGTGcaaattttattgtatttttcgGATTTGGGCTTTTCTGCTTCGCTTCAAAGATCTAGAGGGCCGGATGCAATTCAATTAAAACTACAAGGACCAGAATGCAATTTCGCCCAAAGAGTTCCAGGGACCAAAGTGCATCTTCTTCAATTCGTCAGGGACCTGTTCTGCAATTTCGAAAACCTCCATGAAAATAGCAAATCTGGGTCGCACGATCGGAAGCACGCGGCCGTGAGGATGAGGGATGTATGCGAAGGTGTTTCTCGGTCCTTCTCATGCGTTGTCTTCGCGGTGgagcggcgcggaggagatgcGAAAATCTTCGATTTTTATGCGCTGGATCTGTAAAAATCGGGCACCTATTTTCGATTTCGAAATCGATATGGTGTCTCGGTGGTTTTCCAGTGACCGGCGCGGTGGAAATCTTCACGTTCGCAAGCTTCCGGCGAATCCAGCGGcgacggcggcggcggcggaggcggcgtttttttttttttttttttgtagggtGGAAGATGGGTCACGGTTCTGGATCACGGGTTCGGGTCATGGTTTTCGGGTCGGATCCTGAAAATTATCCATGGGCCAAACCAGATTGTTTACTACTTGGGctggaaattttttaaattaaagtaTTGGGCCAATTTTTGGGTTCAATTAGATCTTTAATTTTTGTGTCTAGGTTGGGCCATAAATTTGTTCTTGCTTAattattgtttatattttatcaTTCATGTATCATGCCATGTAGATTGCATAAACACCGCTTTAGGTAaccatattatcatgcataaaattttactTATTCTATTTTTTagagaataaatattttgattaataattgaactattttaagagttaaaatagtcatgattttattaatcggataaaacccaaaattaaacttaaatattaagTGTGAGAgggtatattttaaataaacccACGGTCTCCCTTATTAGTCCATTAGTAAGAATTATGTATGCCTCGTGCCAATTTTATTGGTCTCCCTATAGGAGGGCTACATTGTTTCGGTTACTTGATTGGACtcattataattatttatagtaaaattAATTGTGACCACCCTATAGGTGATATAATTAATTTGgtacttgataaataattaatttaagggTATACACTTAAGTCAATGATATTGTGAGAATTTCCTATAGAATGTTGTTACAATATCTTTTGATGGCCAAAATCAAGCAATACTAAATTGATATTGCATGAGTTGCTAGATATATTGAATTTAGTGAGAGGGTCTCAGCCTAGCTATAAATAACATGTTTTTTTCCTGaagaaaaaattatgtattttgaaGTTTTAGGTAAATTGCTGTGTTGTAGTAGTTTTTGGGATCTACAAATGCATTCATGCATaacacataattttatttattgcattgctcatttaaatttattttaatttcagaaaaaTGACTGGAAATTCACTGTCTATGATATTAACCAACAACCAACTAGTCGGAGAAAATTACATTGATTGGAAACGTAATTTATTGATTGTCTTAACTGCGGAGAAACACAAGTTTGTGCTCAATGAACCCTGTCCATCGGTGCCTACGGCGGAGTCCACAGTAGCTCAAAAGCAGGCTTATGATAAGTGGATCAGTTCTGATGAGATGGCCCGTTGCTACATTTTGGGATCCATCTCAAATGTGCTGCAACAGAAACATCAGAATATGGACACTGCTACAAAAATCATGGAAAGCCTCCAAGAAATGTTTGAGCATCAAGGACGCCAGGCACGACAAGCAGCCATTAGAACCATTATGAACATGCGCATGAAACCTGGGACGCCCGTGAGAGATCATATGCTTGCATTGATCGCTCAGTTTAACATGGCGGAGGTGTTAGGGGCTGAAATCAAATCAGAGACTCAGGTTGACATGGCACTTGAGACTCTCCCTGAGATGTTCTCACAGTTTAAGGTTAGCTATAACATGAATAAGCTAAACATGTCCCTGACTGAGCTGATGAAGGAACTCCAAAATGCTGAAAGTGTTCTTAAGACTAAAACTGGTGATGCATTTGTTGTTCCTTCTGTTGGGCCGTCTTATTCCAAGCCGAAAGGTAAAAATGGGAATA from the Primulina tabacum isolate GXHZ01 chromosome 16, ASM2559414v2, whole genome shotgun sequence genome contains:
- the LOC142529475 gene encoding uncharacterized protein LOC142529475 isoform X2 codes for the protein MTGNSLSMILTNNQLVGENYIDWKRNLLIVLTAEKHKFVLNEPCPSVPTAESTVAQKQAYDKWISSDEMARCYILGSISNVLQQKHQNMDTATKIMESLQEMFEHQGRQARQAAIRTIMNMRMKPGTPVRDHMLALIAQFNMAEVLGAEIKSETQVDMALETLPEMFSQFKVSYNMNKLNMSLTELMKELQNAESVLKTKTGDAFVVPSVGPSYSKPKGKNGNKRKKPNKKGPQQNEKKVKVDGKPKGKCFHCGEKGHWKRNCQGYLASKKQGVPSNQKPQ
- the LOC142529475 gene encoding uncharacterized protein LOC142529475 isoform X1, whose protein sequence is MTGNSLSMILTNNQLVGENYIDWKRNLLIVLTAEKHKFVLNEPCPSVPTAESTVAQKQAYDKWISSDEMARCYILGSISNVLQQKHQNMDTATKIMESLQEMFEHQGRQARQAAIRTIMNMRMKPGTPVRDHMLALIAQFNMAEVLGAEIKSETQVDMALETLPEMFSQFKVSYNMNKLNMSLTELMKELQNAESVLKTKTGDAFVVPSVGPSYSKPKGKNGNKRKKPNKKGPQQNEKKVKVDGKPKGKCFHCGEKGHWKRNCQGYLASKKQGSGVPSNQKPQ